One Methanococcus voltae genomic region harbors:
- the speB gene encoding agmatinase, giving the protein MYFEDLSQFICAYEEFETADFVIFGIPYDSTTSYKPGARFGPDEVRKSSWGLETYSPNLNLDLIYAKVHDAKNVDIDGCQSELIEKAYKSTKYLLEHKKIPVMIGGEHSVSYPVIKAVAEEYEDIVVVHFDAHCDLRDEYHNNPQSHACVIKQSLNHVSNVFQFGIRSGDSEEWEFAREDERMNTSQELPTAEDVKKIAELNKPIYITVDIDVLDPAFAPGTGTPEPCGFSTKELINSLYLFRDIFDKVVGFDVVEVSPPYDMSGITSIAASKILREMILMKNEKKNETGLKTDIK; this is encoded by the coding sequence TTGTATTTTGAAGATTTATCTCAATTTATTTGTGCATATGAAGAATTTGAAACAGCTGATTTCGTAATATTTGGAATTCCATACGATTCCACCACATCATATAAACCAGGTGCAAGATTTGGACCGGATGAAGTTAGAAAATCATCTTGGGGTCTTGAAACATATAGTCCTAATTTAAATTTGGATTTAATATATGCAAAAGTTCACGACGCAAAAAACGTTGATATTGACGGTTGCCAATCTGAATTAATAGAAAAAGCATACAAATCGACTAAATACTTGCTTGAACATAAAAAAATACCTGTAATGATTGGAGGGGAACACTCCGTAAGTTATCCCGTTATTAAAGCAGTTGCTGAAGAATACGAAGATATTGTTGTCGTACATTTTGATGCTCATTGCGATTTGAGAGATGAATACCACAATAATCCTCAATCCCATGCCTGCGTAATAAAACAGAGTTTAAACCATGTTTCAAACGTATTTCAATTTGGGATAAGAAGTGGAGATTCTGAGGAATGGGAATTTGCTAGGGAAGATGAACGGATGAATACATCTCAAGAATTACCAACCGCGGAAGACGTTAAAAAAATTGCAGAATTGAACAAACCGATTTATATTACAGTGGATATCGATGTTTTAGACCCTGCATTTGCCCCAGGTACTGGCACCCCAGAACCTTGCGGATTTTCCACTAAAGAATTAATAAATTCTCTTTATTTGTTTAGAGATATCTTCGATAAAGTTGTTGGTTTTGACGTTGTTGAAGTTTCCCCACCTTATGATATGAGCGGGATTACTTCAATTGCTGCTTCAAAGATATTGCGTGAAATGATACTAATGAAAAATGAAAAGAAAAATGAAACTGGGTTAAAAACCGATATAAAGTAG